DNA from Canis lupus familiaris isolate Mischka breed German Shepherd chromosome 9, alternate assembly UU_Cfam_GSD_1.0, whole genome shotgun sequence:
AGAGCTGTTTCTCATACTTAAGCCATTCTCATTCATTCCCTTGAGGTAAAATGTCACTTTCTGGGAGATGATGCATGGAAATCAGGTGGTGGGTTCCCCGATTCCTGCCTGACCACAGACCGTACCCTGAGAGAGCAAGCGTTGCCACCGGCAGTTTCCTTGGCTCCCCGCGCCATGTCACAGATACCTTCTGGTTTTGGGGTGGGCCTGGAGGCTGGAACCAACTCGCAGCCTTTCATTGCTGAAGAGCTTTCCCACGGTCTCTGCCTCCAGGTGGCAGTTACGagcttttcccatttccttttgccCTTAGTACCTGGGGGACAGGGTGTCTGAGAAAGTGAAGACCAAGGTTATCGAGCTGCTTTATAGCTGGACGTTGGCCCTGCCAGAAGAAACCAAGATCAAGGATGCTTACCACATGTTGAAGAGGCAGGGTATGTGCTTACCTTCCCTCAGCCTCCAAGCAGCCCCAGAGGCTGGCTAAGGCCAGGAAGGGGGGTGCTGTCTGccgtcccttccttcctcctcaggACAACGGGAAGGGCTCAGCTGCACTTTGAGGGGCAGAGGTGTGTACTGTCCTCTCACCCTCTGCAGGCCCTCGTCACAGGGATGTACCCCTCTTTGCCGTGTGAGGAAGGGGTCAGGGGGACCCCAGCCTGAGCCAACGCTCTGCCCCCTTGTGTTCCTGTCAGGCATAGTGCAGTCTGACCCACTGATCCCTATGGACAGGACACTGATTCCCTCTCCACCACCTCGTCCCAAAAATCCTGTTTTTGACGATGAGGAGAAATCCAAGGTAAAGTGCGCCCCCGCAGATGGCATCCTCAGATGAGGCGTGGGCTCAGTGCTGCGGGAGCTCCAGCCCCTCTGCGGTCTCCCCAGGTGGGTTGCTGCCTTTCCCTTTACCTTTGGTACCTCTTCTAGCTTTTAGCCAAGTTGCTGAAAAGCAAAAACCCGGATGACCTACAAGAGGCCAACAAGCTCATCAAGTCCATGGTGAAGGAAGTGAGTGGGCCTCGGGCTTGGGGCGGAGGAACCCATGACCACAGACCAAGAGTCCCTTCCTCCGCTGTGAGGCCTGTTGCTcatccctgcccaccctcccccacccccccccaccccccgccatcaCGAGAGGCCACTGGGGCTTCTGGGGAAGAATGGATTAGAGGAGCAGGCATACACGGGGGCTGGTTTAGGGGTGGGGACAGGCcgttatataaaagaaaaactaaatacgGACTGAGGCTTGTGGTTCCCAAGAACTGTGCATTAAAAGGAGTTTCCACCAGGACTAGCCTCTGCTTACGTTCTCTGGTGCGACCCTTGGCTATGGGGGGGCCCTGGGGAGCCAGGGAGAGGAGTCTAGTTGAgctttttctccttgtctttgatGTAGGATGAGGCGCGGATCCAGAAGGTGACCAAGCGTCTGCACACTTTAGAAGAGGTTAACAACAACGTAAAGCTGCTCAATGAGATGCTGCTTCATTACAGTAAAGAGGATTCTTCAGAGGCAGATAAAGAGCTCATGAAGGTAGGCGATCCCGagagccaggctccagggaagggagcCAGCCTGCTCAGCCCTGCTGTTCCTTATTAATCAGCACGGTGGCCGCCCCCGTTTTACACAGACTATGGCTAACGCACATGGCAGGGGAGCTGTGTGTACCCCCGAGTCCGTGTGATTCCGCAGACCCACCTCAGGGCTCACTGCTCTCTGCCTGGCCTCCTTGCCTCAGGAGCAATAGGGCAGAGCCACCCACCGTGTGCCCCTGGTGCTGCACCTTAGTCCTTCGTCACGTAGATATTCTGAATTCTGAGGCACGTGCTGGCCTCGGGGACAGGAAGGGAAACGCTTCCCCTGGTCCTAAGCAGACATCTTAGGTGACACAGCGCGGTGGAAGCTGGCAGCAGGCATAGGGGGCCCAGTTCTGCCAGGTACCGACTGGGGCAGTAGAGAAGCCTTCTGTCTTTCTGGATGTGGACACTGAATTAGATCACTTCCAAGGGACTTTGTAGCTCTCACCTTTAGGTTTGGGACTCTTTCAGGAGCTGTTTGATCGGTGTGAGAATAAGAGGCGAacattattcaaactagccagtGAGACAGAGGACAATGACAATAGTTTGGGTGAGTCAAAGAGTAGTTGACAAGGATGACCCAGGAATTTGGATTTGGCCGgggagggtgagggtgggagtAGTGTCATGGCTGGGAGTGAGAAGTACCTTTTTCTGCTCTAGGGGACATCCTTCAGGCCAGTGACAACCTCTCCCGGGTCATCAACTCTTACAAAACAGTCGTTGAAGGACAGGTTATCAATGGTGAGGTAGCCACCTCAGCCATGCCAGACTCGGAAGGTAAAATGTTCTTCTCCCTTTGGACCCATCCAGACCAGCCCCAGGCCTACCACCAAGCGGGGAGTGCTTGACCTGCATGTCACCCCACAGGGCCCAAGGGGATTCTAAGCCCTTCCAAATGCTCCTCCAGCTTCTGAGAGGCCAGAGGCTATGGATagggttttctttgtttgcttgccTTTGTTCAGTGTTAGGCTAGAGGCTGTACTTAGGGTTCTGCTTCCTCTGTGCAGCCACTAGCATGGCCCCTACTCACCCCTGTTCCCTTCCATTCGCCCATCTAGGAAACCACTCCAGGAACCAAGGCACTCTCATCGACCTTGCTGAGTTGGACACACCAGGCAGCTCATCCTCAGTGTTGGCGCCAGCCCCACCATCCTCCGGCATCCCTATCCTCCCTCCGCCCCCTCAGACCTCAGGACCTGGGCGCAGCCACTCTTCCAGCCAGGCTGAGGTCACCCCAACACCCAACAGCACAAGCAACGCCCTCTGCCTGCTGGACGAGGAGCTGCTCTGCTTGGGTGTGTCCCAGGGGGAGGCTGTGAAGGGCTTCTGGTGGAGCCAACAGGGCAGAAAGGCGTGTGAATTGGGAAAAAGgacccagggctgcccctgtaCTTAGCAGGAATGGGGAAGGGAGGCTTCAGGTATAGGGAAAGTCAAGTTCAATGCCTTCAGGCTCCCAGGGTGGTCTGCATACAAGCTCCAGAATGGACATGGTGGACTGAGTGTCTTGCTCAGTCCAGAAGCTAACCCCCCTCAATGTAAGGACTAAAGGATTTATTTCCCTCTGGAGGCTGCCTGGAAAAATACCTAGTCCCCACTTGTCAGCGACTTTTGTCATGTGACTCTTCTAGGGTAAATGGGGCTGCCCAAGGCCAGAGCCCCTtctcatcaccatcatcttcTCTAACAGGCCTTGCTGATCCAGCACCCACTGCTCCTTCCAAAGACTCAGCTGGAAACAGCCAGTGGCCCCTGTTCCAGGTAGAAGCATCACTAAAAAGCTCAACCAGTTTCACAGACTTCCTCTTTCATGACTCCTCAGCCACAGTTGGCTGCAGCCCTGGCTGTCCATACTCCCTGCCCTGGGTGGGCTTGGGAACACTGATCACAGCCACGGGGTTGCCCCGGGCCCTACAGAGGGGGCTGCCTATCGGGCCCCCAGGGTGGGGCCCAGAGCTGGAGACCCAAAAGCCACCAACCGCGACAGCTCCTCCATGCTTATGGCTCACTCACACTTTCCACTCCTGACAGAATGAGCAGTCGGACCTGGAATTCTGCGGCCCCAAGCCTGGGAGTGCTGCCTGTAGCCCGTCAGATGGCCTTCTTGTCCCACCCTCAGCATCCTCTGCAGGCAGCTCCCAGGCTCCActgccttctcccttctctgctcCTGTGGTCCCAGCCACTGGGCCTGCCCCCAAAGCAGGCTCCTTCTTGTTCCCGTCTGGACTGGCCCCAGCCTCGGCCCCAAAGGCTGAGTCCACAGCCCTCGGGTACCATGGCTCAGCTTTGGGCGATAGCACCCTGCACCAGCTGGATGCCCTTGATCATCTTCTCGAAGATACCAGAGCGTAATGAgtgggagaggtgggggtggggagagttgGACTTGGGCTCGGTAGAACAGGAGGCAGTTCTGGAGGGCCTGGGGATGTTCGTTTTCGGTCTGCTGAGGCTGGCCTCTGGAAACacgggggagaggaggaaggggtggtAAGAACCAGCTGTTGCCTGGAAGACGTGAGGGGTTGGCCCAGCGGCTTCCCCTGGTCTCTGACTTGCCTTGTGCTCCTTCCTGCTTCTCAGGACCTCCGGCCTGGTGAAACCTGTCTCTTCCATCTTCTTCCCTGgggccaccacctcccctctgatccCCACCAGCACCACTGCTCGGCCTCTCCTCCCCttttccccagggcctggcagccCTCTTTTCCAGCCACCTGCCTTCCAGTCCCAAGGCAGCCCCATGAAGGGGCCAGAGCTTTCCCTGGCCAGTGTCCACGTCCCCCTGGAATCTATCAAGCCTAGTAGGTGTTGAAAGCATGGGGGGGAAGGGAGCCCACAGCTTGCAGTGTTCTGGGGAGTGAGAGGGGTGGGCACTGGCTCTCTGCCCAAGTCCCTTAAAGCCAAACGTGACCTGCTGTCTTGGCCTTTTGTTGCCACTGCGTACTCTTGGGTAGTTCTGACAGCTGCTTTCCCAGATGCTTTTGGGGTGCCTGCTGGCCACAGGGTTGCCTCACCCTCCCTAAAGGGGTGTGGCAGACACCCTCAGGGCTCTGTGGGGTTTCTCCTTCCACACCCATGTGACCTCTTCTTACAGGCAGCGCTCTTCCTGTGACAGCCTATGATAAAAATGGCTTCCGCATCCTCTTTCACTTTGCCAAGGAGTGTCCGCCTGGACGGCCGGATGTGCTGGTCGTGGTGGTGTCCATGCTGAATACAGCTCCCCTGCCTATCAAAAGCATTGTGTTGCAGGCCGCAGTGCCAAAGGTACCCCTGGTTCCCTGGGGCCTCAAGAGGTACAAATTACCTCCCCTTGAACCCCACTGTGTTGAGGGACCCTGAGGCCAACAGGCAGCAGCGTGTGTCCATCGTGACTAGTGGGCTCCTGCCATTTCTCCTTAAAggagcttctctttctcttcagtcAATGAAGGTGAAGTTACAGCCACCCTCTGGGACAGAGTTATCTCCATTTAGCCCCATCCAGCCACCTGCAGCCATCACCCAGGTCATGCTGTTGGCCAACCCACTGAAGGTGAGCTAGAACTGGGGTCCAGCCTGTAGCTCTCACTGCCCCATATCAGAACCTCTACCTCTATGCCTGAAGTACCATGATACTGCAGTGTTCACTGTGTCCCTGGCCTGTTTTGGTGGCTGAGTGAGGATGGGGTGGTGGGAATGGCATGGTAAGGGGCCCTAGGTCACATCTTACATGCTGTCCCTCTGTCACAGGAGAAGGCGAGGCTTCGGTATAGGCTGACCTTTGCCCTGGGAGAGCAACTGAGCACAGAGGTGGGCGAGGTGGATGAGTTTCCTCCTGTGGAGCAGTGGGGTAATCTATGACCCCAGAGGACTCCGTGTCACCTCCACATTGAAGCCCAGGCAAGCTGCCTTGAGACAGGAGGGCTCTCTGGTCCAGTCATCCTCCACGTCCTGCCTGCAGTGCCTGGAGCTGGGATATGGAGCAGGGGCCCTGGGCATCGCTGCTAGGAGCCGAGCTGCTGCTGTGATGCTCTCTCCCTTGGCCCCCTAAAAGGACCTGATTTTTATCTACCTGTGTGACTTGAAGTGGCCGTGTACTgtcaggggtggggagtggcttGACTCTTTAACTATTGCCCTGGGAACATGGACCCAAGGCAGGGAGGAGGCTTTTTCCCTCGTGTTGGTATCCTGACGCTGTAGAGGAGTCGTCTCTAAAGAGACTTAAGAGAATCCCAAGGACCACATCCTCACACCCTAGAGGCCTCAGCCCCCATCACTACTCTGTGCTTCCCCTGCTGGCAGGCTCCTGCTCCCACCTCCGGAGAGGTAGGCAAAGCCGAGTGGTTCTGAGCCACCCTGGGCAGAGTGAGTTGATATACTGCTGCATCTCCAACTCTGCCTTCCATGGGCAGCATCACCCTGGAACAGCCACCGTGTCACCAGTTGTATGCTTGTCTCTGGCGGTGGCAGGCTGTGTCCTATGGACATCTCGGCAGGCTGTGGAACTCAGCCTGTTAGGAACAGAACTCGGCCTTGGGGCAGCCAAAACTAGGAGtatgaaagaatgaagagaacCAGTATTCCCCTTCTCTGGAAGCAGGTACTCAAAGCTTTCTGGGGAAAGTGTGCCTCCTGCCTTGAGAACAGGCCATCCTATTCACTACCTCTTGCTTGGCATGAAATAAACTGCTCTTCTGCCCTTCAAGCCTCTGAAGGGAAGAACAACTCCCATCACCCTCTGCGTCCT
Protein-coding regions in this window:
- the GGA3 gene encoding ADP-ribosylation factor-binding protein GGA3 yields the protein MAEAEGESLESWLNKATNPSNRQEDWEYIIGFCDQINKELEGPQIAVRLLAHKIQSPQEWEAVQALTVLEACMKNCGRRFHNEVGKFRFLNELIKVVSPKYLGDRVSEKVKTKVIELLYSWTLALPEETKIKDAYHMLKRQGIVQSDPLIPMDRTLIPSPPPRPKNPVFDDEEKSKLLAKLLKSKNPDDLQEANKLIKSMVKEDEARIQKVTKRLHTLEEVNNNVKLLNEMLLHYSKEDSSEADKELMKELFDRCENKRRTLFKLASETEDNDNSLGDILQASDNLSRVINSYKTVVEGQVINGEVATSAMPDSEGNHSRNQGTLIDLAELDTPGSSSSVLAPAPPSSGIPILPPPPQTSGPGRSHSSSQAEVTPTPNSTSNALCLLDEELLCLGLADPAPTAPSKDSAGNSQWPLFQNEQSDLEFCGPKPGSAACSPSDGLLVPPSASSAGSSQAPLPSPFSAPVVPATGPAPKAGSFLFPSGLAPASAPKAESTALGYHGSALGDSTLHQLDALDHLLEDTRATSGLVKPVSSIFFPGATTSPLIPTSTTARPLLPFSPGPGSPLFQPPAFQSQGSPMKGPELSLASVHVPLESIKPSSALPVTAYDKNGFRILFHFAKECPPGRPDVLVVVVSMLNTAPLPIKSIVLQAAVPKSMKVKLQPPSGTELSPFSPIQPPAAITQVMLLANPLKEKARLRYRLTFALGEQLSTEVGEVDEFPPVEQWGNL